In Flavobacteriales bacterium, one genomic interval encodes:
- the rplE gene encoding 50S ribosomal protein L5 gives MSYETRLRAKYKAEVIPSLLKEFGYKSSMQVPRLEKICINQGLGDAVGDKKIVENAIAEMTVIAGQKAVATISRKDISNFKLRKGMPIGARVTLRGERMYEFLDRLLAVSLPRTRDFRGVKVSGFDGRGNFTFGVTEQIIFPEIDIDKVTKIQGMDITLVTTAKTDAEAKALLVAFGLPFSDKKLD, from the coding sequence ATGAGTTACGAAACCAGGCTCCGTGCCAAATACAAAGCAGAGGTGATCCCGTCCCTTCTAAAGGAATTCGGATACAAGAGTTCCATGCAGGTGCCTCGTCTTGAGAAGATATGCATCAACCAAGGTTTGGGCGACGCTGTCGGAGACAAGAAGATCGTTGAGAATGCCATTGCCGAAATGACCGTAATTGCCGGACAGAAAGCAGTTGCTACGATCTCACGCAAGGACATCAGTAACTTTAAGCTGCGTAAGGGAATGCCTATTGGTGCACGTGTAACTCTACGGGGTGAGCGCATGTACGAATTCCTTGATCGTTTGCTCGCTGTTTCGCTTCCACGTACACGTGACTTCAGAGGTGTGAAAGTGAGCGGCTTCGATGGTCGTGGCAACTTTACGTTCGGAGTAACCGAGCAGATCATCTTCCCGGAGATCGATATCGATAAAGTGACCAAGATCCAAGGAATGGACATAACACTTGTGACCACGGCCAAGACCGATGCAGAAGCGAAAGCATTGTTGGTCGCCTTTGGACTGCCATTCTCAGATAAGAAACTAGACTAA
- the rpsE gene encoding 30S ribosomal protein S5: protein MSDSNIKKVKSSDLELKDKLVSLNRVTKVTKGGRTFTFAAIVVVGNENGVVGHGLGKAKEVQEAIAKGIDDAKKNLVQVPVLHGTIPHSQEGKYAGALVFLKPAAHGTGVIAGGAMRAVLESVGITDVLAKSKGSSNPHNVVKATIEALTNMRDANQVARQRGIKLDKVFNG, encoded by the coding sequence ATGTCAGATAGTAACATCAAAAAGGTCAAGAGCAGTGACCTCGAGCTTAAGGATAAGCTCGTATCGCTGAACCGCGTGACCAAAGTGACCAAGGGTGGTCGCACATTCACTTTTGCTGCTATTGTAGTAGTGGGCAACGAGAATGGTGTGGTAGGCCATGGTCTTGGAAAAGCGAAGGAAGTGCAAGAGGCGATTGCCAAAGGCATTGACGATGCAAAGAAGAACCTGGTGCAAGTGCCCGTATTGCACGGAACCATTCCTCATTCACAAGAGGGTAAATACGCAGGGGCATTGGTCTTTCTGAAGCCCGCAGCACATGGTACCGGTGTAATTGCCGGAGGTGCGATGCGTGCTGTTCTGGAGAGCGTGGGTATAACCGACGTATTGGCCAAGAGCAAAGGAAGCAGTAACCCGCACAATGTGGTTAAAGCAACCATTGAGGCACTTACGAACATGCGCGATGCGAACCAAGTGGCTCGTCAGCGTGGAATTAAGCTGGATAAAGTATTCAACGGATGA
- the rpsN gene encoding 30S ribosomal protein S14 produces the protein MAKESMKARERKRAKMVEKFAAKRAALKAAGDWEGLQKLPANSSYVRKHNRCQLTGRPRGYMRLFGISRNMFRDMALEGKIPGVTKSSW, from the coding sequence ATGGCCAAAGAATCAATGAAAGCCCGAGAGCGCAAGCGCGCCAAGATGGTTGAGAAATTCGCCGCCAAGCGTGCTGCCTTGAAAGCAGCTGGCGATTGGGAAGGATTACAGAAACTACCTGCGAACAGCAGTTATGTGCGTAAGCACAACCGTTGCCAACTTACCGGTCGCCCACGTGGCTACATGCGTTTGTTCGGGATCTCGCGTAACATGTTCCGGGACATGGCGCTAGAGGGTAAGATCCCCGGAGTAACCAAGAGTAGCTGGTAA
- the rpsS gene encoding 30S ribosomal protein S19 gives MSRSLKKPPFIHYKLDKRVGDAQASGKKNVIKTWSRASTISPDFVGLTIAVHNGNKFIPVYVTENMVGHKLGEFAPTRTYRGHSGNKKN, from the coding sequence ATGAGCCGTTCACTCAAGAAACCACCGTTCATTCACTACAAGCTTGATAAGCGTGTAGGTGATGCCCAAGCATCGGGCAAGAAGAACGTCATTAAGACCTGGTCACGTGCCAGCACCATCAGCCCTGATTTCGTGGGTTTGACGATTGCTGTACACAACGGGAACAAATTCATTCCTGTTTACGTGACCGAGAACATGGTAGGCCACAAGTTGGGCGAGTTCGCTCCAACACGTACCTACCGAGGCCACTCCGGTAACAAGAAGAACTAA
- the rpsJ gene encoding 30S ribosomal protein S10, with amino-acid sequence MTQKIRIKLRSYDHNLVDKSAEKIVKTVKTTGAVVSGPIPLPTHKRIFTVLRSPHVNKTAREQFQLCSYKRMMDIYSSSSKTIDALMKLELPSGVDVEIKV; translated from the coding sequence ATGACCCAGAAGATCCGGATCAAACTGCGATCTTACGATCACAACCTCGTCGACAAGAGCGCCGAGAAGATCGTTAAGACGGTAAAGACCACTGGCGCAGTGGTTAGTGGACCAATTCCACTACCTACGCACAAGCGCATTTTTACAGTGCTCCGCTCACCACACGTGAATAAGACAGCACGTGAGCAGTTCCAATTATGCAGTTACAAGCGCATGATGGACATCTATAGCTCGTCCTCAAAAACGATCGATGCCCTCATGAAACTGGAACTCCCCAGTGGCGTGGATGTGGAGATCAAGGTCTGA
- the rpsQ gene encoding 30S ribosomal protein S17: MSTPETATAAVDRNLRKERVGIVTSDKMTKSVTVKVERRVMHKKYGKFVKLSSKFMAHDEKDEAHIGDTVRIMETRPVSKSKRWRLVEVIERAK; this comes from the coding sequence ATGAGTACCCCTGAAACAGCAACCGCAGCGGTTGACCGTAACCTACGCAAAGAGCGCGTTGGTATCGTCACCAGCGATAAGATGACCAAAAGCGTAACCGTTAAGGTCGAACGTCGCGTTATGCACAAGAAATACGGAAAGTTCGTAAAGCTCTCCAGCAAATTCATGGCCCACGATGAGAAGGATGAAGCCCATATCGGCGACACCGTACGCATCATGGAGACCCGTCCAGTTAGCAAATCGAAGCGCTGGCGTTTGGTGGAAGTTATCGAACGTGCCAAGTAA
- the rplP gene encoding 50S ribosomal protein L16, whose protein sequence is MLQPKRSRRRNMHKGRMKGQAQRGHRVALGSFGLKGMESVWLTGRQIESARVALTRYMKREGQVWIKVFPDKPVTSKPAEVRMGKGKGSLDHWVAVCHAGRIIFEIDGVPLATAKEALRLAAQKLPIPTKFVTRDDYDGN, encoded by the coding sequence ATGTTACAACCGAAACGTAGCAGACGTCGCAATATGCACAAGGGCCGAATGAAAGGCCAAGCACAGCGCGGACACCGCGTGGCCCTAGGGTCATTTGGTCTGAAGGGGATGGAGAGCGTATGGCTCACTGGACGCCAGATAGAAAGCGCCCGTGTTGCACTAACACGTTATATGAAACGTGAAGGTCAGGTGTGGATCAAAGTATTCCCGGACAAACCGGTTACCAGCAAGCCTGCAGAGGTGCGTATGGGTAAGGGTAAAGGATCGTTGGATCATTGGGTAGCGGTTTGCCACGCAGGTCGTATCATCTTTGAGATCGACGGTGTACCATTGGCCACAGCGAAAGAAGCACTGCGATTGGCAGCCCAGAAGTTGCCTATCCCGACTAAGTTCGTGACCCGTGACGATTACGACGGCAACTAA
- the rplD gene encoding 50S ribosomal protein L4, with protein MELDIHTKDGKSTGKKAKLNDAVFAIEPNDHAIWLDVKQHLANKRQGTAKTLEKSEMSGSTKKLHRQKSTGGSRKGSIKSPLFKGGARVFGPKPRDYHFKLNKKVKDLARRSALTHKAKDGAIRVVDAMSMSAPKTSEYLAFLKAFELNGRKSVLVVPTKDDNIVLSARNIQRTRVVVASELNTYDIMNASGLLIVKDAIGLLEATLTK; from the coding sequence ATGGAACTTGATATACACACCAAGGACGGTAAGTCCACCGGCAAGAAAGCCAAGCTGAACGACGCGGTATTCGCGATAGAGCCGAACGACCATGCCATTTGGTTGGACGTGAAGCAGCACTTGGCAAACAAACGTCAAGGCACGGCCAAGACATTGGAGAAAAGCGAAATGAGCGGTAGTACGAAGAAACTGCACCGCCAAAAAAGTACGGGTGGATCCCGTAAGGGTTCCATCAAGAGTCCACTCTTCAAAGGAGGTGCTCGTGTATTCGGCCCTAAGCCGCGCGACTACCACTTCAAGTTGAACAAGAAGGTAAAGGACCTGGCTCGTCGCAGTGCCCTAACACACAAGGCCAAGGACGGTGCGATCCGCGTCGTTGATGCGATGTCCATGTCTGCTCCAAAGACAAGTGAATACTTGGCTTTCTTGAAAGCATTCGAACTCAATGGTCGCAAGAGCGTTTTGGTGGTTCCTACGAAGGACGACAACATCGTTCTTAGTGCACGCAACATCCAGCGCACGCGCGTAGTAGTGGCGAGCGAGTTGAATACCTACGATATTATGAACGCCAGCGGATTGTTGATCGTGAAGGACGCGATCGGACTGTTGGAAGCAACGCTCACCAAGTAA
- the rplC gene encoding 50S ribosomal protein L3 — MSGLIGKKIGMTSLFDADGSMVACTVIEATPNVVSHVKTMEKDGYDAVQLAYGEAREKNTTAAAMGHFKKAGTTPKKKTHEFKEFPRDMKLGDSVGVDLFFEGGFVTVTASSKGKGFQGVVKRHGFSGVGEATHGQHDRSRAPGSLGGSSYPSRVFKGMRMAGRMGGNKVTTENLRVIKIDKEKNLLLLKGTVPGAKGGLVIIWK, encoded by the coding sequence ATGAGCGGATTGATCGGAAAAAAGATCGGCATGACCAGCCTGTTCGACGCGGACGGGTCGATGGTAGCGTGTACCGTGATCGAGGCTACACCCAATGTGGTTAGTCACGTGAAGACCATGGAGAAGGATGGCTACGATGCTGTTCAGCTTGCATATGGTGAGGCGCGCGAAAAAAATACCACCGCTGCTGCTATGGGCCACTTCAAGAAAGCAGGCACTACCCCAAAAAAGAAGACTCACGAGTTCAAGGAATTCCCTCGGGATATGAAGTTGGGAGATAGCGTAGGTGTTGATCTATTCTTTGAGGGTGGTTTTGTTACCGTGACCGCAAGCAGCAAGGGAAAAGGTTTCCAAGGTGTTGTAAAGCGCCATGGTTTCAGTGGTGTAGGTGAAGCTACGCACGGTCAACATGACCGTAGCCGTGCTCCTGGTTCATTGGGTGGCTCATCGTATCCTAGCCGTGTATTCAAAGGCATGCGTATGGCAGGCCGTATGGGAGGTAACAAGGTTACCACGGAGAACCTTCGTGTGATCAAAATTGATAAGGAAAAGAATCTTCTGCTGTTGAAAGGTACCGTTCCTGGTGCTAAAGGCGGCTTAGTGATCATCTGGAAGTAA
- the rpmC gene encoding 50S ribosomal protein L29, whose protein sequence is MKQKGHEYKDLTVVELTDKLQETRSSLTKLRFSHTVSPIENPMQMRAERKEVARILTELRKRELANTASK, encoded by the coding sequence ATGAAACAGAAAGGACACGAATACAAGGACCTTACGGTCGTGGAACTTACCGATAAGCTCCAAGAGACACGCTCTTCGTTGACGAAGCTTCGCTTCAGCCATACAGTGAGCCCGATCGAGAATCCGATGCAGATGCGCGCCGAACGCAAAGAAGTGGCACGTATCCTCACTGAACTACGCAAACGCGAACTCGCTAATACAGCATCCAAATGA
- the rpsH gene encoding 30S ribosomal protein S8, whose translation MTTTDPIADYLTRLRNAIQAHKKVVEVPASNLKRDITRILYDKGYILSWKTEEDGKQGIIKIALKYNAQTRQSAISELTRVSSPGLRKYANSGALPRVLNGLGVAIISTSKGVVTDKEARTLNIGGEVLCYVS comes from the coding sequence ATGACAACCACCGACCCGATCGCCGATTATTTGACCCGCTTGCGCAACGCCATTCAGGCGCACAAGAAGGTAGTAGAGGTGCCTGCGAGCAACCTGAAAAGGGACATCACACGTATCCTTTACGACAAAGGCTATATCCTTTCTTGGAAAACCGAGGAGGATGGTAAACAAGGGATCATCAAGATCGCTTTGAAATACAATGCACAGACGCGCCAATCCGCTATTTCGGAACTGACGCGTGTAAGCTCACCAGGATTGCGCAAGTATGCGAACTCAGGTGCTCTACCTCGCGTGTTGAACGGTCTTGGCGTAGCGATCATCTCGACCAGTAAAGGTGTGGTTACCGATAAGGAAGCCCGTACCTTGAACATAGGAGGTGAAGTATTGTGTTACGTGAGCTAA
- the rplV gene encoding 50S ribosomal protein L22 codes for MGARKKLAADARKEAMKTVALAQLRNVPTSPRRMRQVADLIRGEKVEKALGILRFSTRHSSRDLEKLLLSAVANWQAKNEGSRAEDADLFVKSVQVNEARGLKRMLPAPQGRAYRMKKRSNHVSLIVDAATAN; via the coding sequence ATGGGAGCCAGAAAGAAATTAGCAGCCGATGCGCGCAAAGAAGCCATGAAGACCGTGGCTCTAGCACAACTGCGCAACGTGCCCACAAGCCCTCGTCGCATGCGTCAGGTGGCTGATCTTATCCGTGGTGAAAAGGTTGAAAAAGCGTTGGGTATCCTTCGTTTCAGCACTCGCCACAGCAGCCGTGATCTGGAGAAGCTTCTGCTTAGTGCAGTTGCGAACTGGCAAGCCAAGAACGAAGGGTCACGTGCGGAAGATGCGGACCTGTTCGTGAAAAGTGTGCAAGTGAATGAGGCCCGTGGCTTGAAGCGCATGCTTCCTGCACCACAAGGCCGCGCCTACAGAATGAAGAAACGTAGCAACCACGTGAGTTTGATCGTGGACGCAGCCACCGCCAACTAA
- a CDS encoding 50S ribosomal protein L18 has product MAFDRIARRKTIKQRVRKNVHGTAERPRLSVYRSNTGMYAQIVDDESGNTMVSASSLKDKKANGIAKVEQAKIVGKAIAAKAKAAGIDQVVFDRNGYLYHGRVKALADAAREAGLNF; this is encoded by the coding sequence ATGGCATTCGATAGGATAGCACGTCGCAAGACGATAAAGCAACGGGTACGAAAGAACGTGCACGGAACGGCAGAGCGCCCACGCTTATCGGTCTACCGCAGCAACACGGGTATGTATGCCCAGATCGTCGACGACGAGAGTGGTAACACCATGGTTAGCGCCTCTTCATTGAAGGACAAAAAGGCCAACGGCATTGCCAAGGTTGAACAAGCCAAGATCGTTGGCAAAGCAATTGCCGCAAAAGCAAAAGCCGCTGGTATCGATCAGGTCGTTTTCGACCGTAACGGATACTTGTACCACGGCCGTGTTAAAGCATTGGCCGATGCAGCACGTGAAGCAGGCCTCAATTTCTGA
- the rplF gene encoding 50S ribosomal protein L6: protein MSRIGKAPINVPKGVMITISDKNLITVKGPKGELEQAVDPDITLKQEGEEILVSRPSDAKPHRAKHGLYRALIANMVKGVSEGFVIEQELVGVGYRATTKGQQLNLSLGFSHSIVIDLPVAIKVAAAQEKGKNPIIRMESADKQLIGQVAAKLRALRKPEPYKGKGVRFVGEVVRRKAGKAAGK from the coding sequence ATGTCACGCATAGGAAAAGCCCCGATCAACGTCCCAAAAGGCGTAATGATCACCATTAGCGACAAGAACCTGATCACTGTAAAAGGTCCGAAGGGTGAGTTGGAGCAAGCGGTTGATCCGGATATTACCCTGAAGCAGGAGGGTGAGGAGATACTGGTATCACGACCAAGCGATGCTAAACCGCATCGTGCGAAGCATGGCCTTTATCGTGCGTTGATCGCCAACATGGTGAAAGGCGTAAGCGAAGGGTTCGTTATTGAGCAAGAGTTGGTAGGTGTGGGTTACCGCGCTACTACCAAGGGTCAACAGCTGAACCTTTCTTTAGGATTCTCGCACAGCATTGTCATTGATCTGCCAGTGGCGATCAAAGTGGCTGCTGCACAGGAAAAAGGAAAGAACCCGATCATCCGAATGGAGTCGGCAGATAAACAATTGATCGGCCAAGTAGCCGCCAAATTGCGCGCGTTGCGAAAACCAGAGCCCTACAAAGGCAAAGGTGTTCGCTTTGTGGGTGAAGTGGTGCGTCGTAAGGCAGGTAAAGCAGCTGGTAAATAA
- the rplX gene encoding 50S ribosomal protein L24, with the protein MQKKTHIKKGDMVKVLAGEDRSKEGRVLDVNRDRRVAIVEGLNINKKHSKPTTANPQGGIVEKEGPIHISNLMLIDAKTGLPGRVGRVVNKDGKLERIIKTKKKTTAKS; encoded by the coding sequence ATGCAGAAGAAGACACACATCAAAAAAGGCGACATGGTAAAAGTGCTCGCCGGTGAGGACCGCTCCAAAGAGGGGCGCGTACTCGACGTTAACCGTGACCGTAGGGTCGCTATCGTTGAAGGCCTCAATATCAATAAGAAGCACAGCAAGCCAACTACCGCCAACCCACAAGGTGGCATCGTGGAAAAGGAAGGTCCTATCCACATCAGTAACTTGATGTTGATCGATGCCAAGACCGGACTGCCTGGCCGCGTGGGCCGCGTGGTGAACAAGGATGGCAAGCTGGAGCGGATCATTAAGACCAAGAAGAAAACCACCGCTAAGTCATGA
- the rplN gene encoding 50S ribosomal protein L14 produces MIQQESRLNVADNSGAKEVLCIRVLGGTARRYARIGDTIVVSIKQAMPNAGAKKGTVHKAVVVRTKKETRRKDGSYIRFDDNAVVILDAAGEMKGTRIFGPVAKELREKKFMKIISLAPEVL; encoded by the coding sequence ATGATCCAACAGGAATCCAGACTCAACGTGGCTGATAACAGCGGTGCCAAAGAAGTGCTTTGCATCCGTGTACTCGGTGGAACGGCGCGTCGATATGCACGCATCGGTGACACTATTGTTGTTAGCATTAAGCAGGCAATGCCCAATGCTGGTGCCAAAAAAGGAACCGTGCATAAAGCAGTAGTGGTCCGTACCAAGAAGGAGACCCGTCGTAAGGACGGTAGCTATATCCGTTTTGATGACAATGCCGTGGTTATCCTCGACGCTGCCGGAGAAATGAAAGGCACTCGCATCTTTGGTCCAGTGGCTAAGGAATTGCGCGAAAAGAAGTTCATGAAGATCATCTCCTTGGCACCTGAGGTGCTTTGA
- the rpsC gene encoding 30S ribosomal protein S3 — MGQKAHPTGQRLGFIKGWDSNWYGGKNYADKLVEDEQIRKYLIARLKKASVSKIVIERTLKLVTVTINTARPGVIIGKGGTEVDKLREELKKLTGKDVQINIFEIKRPELDAHLVADSIARQLEGRISFRRAMKMAVASSMRMGAEGIKLQVSGRLNGAEIARTEKYRDGRVPLHTLRADIDFAITEAHTKMGRIGIKCWIMRGEVYGKQDLSPNQGQAKGGQTGPRMGGDRPGRRPGGDRRPGGPGGDRRGGGDRRGPAGGGRGPNTRKS, encoded by the coding sequence ATGGGACAGAAAGCACATCCGACCGGACAGCGTCTTGGCTTTATTAAAGGCTGGGACAGCAATTGGTATGGCGGAAAGAATTACGCGGACAAGCTTGTCGAGGACGAGCAGATCCGCAAATACTTGATCGCACGACTTAAGAAAGCCAGTGTAAGCAAGATCGTGATCGAGCGCACCTTGAAATTGGTAACCGTTACGATCAACACCGCACGTCCAGGCGTGATCATCGGTAAAGGTGGTACGGAAGTGGATAAGTTGCGCGAGGAGCTGAAGAAGCTTACGGGTAAAGATGTTCAGATCAATATATTCGAGATCAAACGTCCGGAATTGGATGCACATTTGGTGGCCGATAGCATCGCACGCCAGCTCGAAGGTCGTATCAGCTTCCGTCGTGCTATGAAAATGGCCGTTGCAAGTAGCATGCGCATGGGTGCCGAAGGTATCAAATTGCAAGTGAGCGGTCGGTTGAACGGTGCAGAGATCGCACGTACGGAGAAGTACCGTGATGGTCGTGTTCCATTGCACACACTGCGTGCGGATATTGATTTCGCCATTACTGAGGCTCATACCAAAATGGGCAGGATCGGCATCAAATGCTGGATCATGCGTGGAGAGGTGTATGGCAAACAGGACTTAAGTCCTAACCAAGGTCAAGCAAAAGGTGGTCAAACGGGACCACGCATGGGCGGAGATCGTCCAGGCCGTCGTCCAGGAGGAGACCGTCGCCCAGGAGGGCCAGGAGGAGATCGTAGAGGAGGAGGAGATCGTCGTGGCCCTGCAGGAGGTGGGCGTGGACCAAACACCCGTAAAAGCTAA
- the rplB gene encoding 50S ribosomal protein L2 yields the protein MGIRKLNPVTPGTRHKVITDFEGVTTRVPEKSLTTGIHKSGGRNNQGKMTMRYIGGGHKQRYREIDMKRNKHGIPALVKTIEYDPNRSARIALLFYADGEKRYILAPNGLKVGQELLSGTGIPPEVGNCLPLGEIPLGTIVHNIELKPGQGGTIARSAGTFAQLSAREGKYATLKMPSGEVRMILTTCLATVGTVGNGEHMLQKSGKAGRTRWQGRRPRTRPVAMNPVDHPMGGGEGRASGGHPRSRKGLLAKGKKTRRPKNTSNKFIIERINAK from the coding sequence ATGGGCATACGCAAACTCAATCCGGTCACCCCCGGCACTCGTCATAAAGTGATCACCGATTTCGAAGGTGTTACAACGCGGGTCCCAGAGAAATCATTGACCACCGGTATCCACAAAAGTGGTGGCCGTAACAATCAAGGTAAAATGACCATGCGCTACATCGGCGGTGGTCATAAACAGCGCTATCGCGAGATCGATATGAAGCGCAACAAGCACGGTATTCCGGCACTGGTGAAGACGATCGAGTACGATCCGAACCGCAGTGCACGTATCGCATTGTTGTTCTATGCCGATGGTGAGAAGCGCTACATCCTTGCGCCGAACGGGTTGAAGGTCGGACAGGAATTGTTGAGCGGTACCGGTATCCCTCCTGAGGTTGGTAATTGCCTTCCTCTTGGTGAGATACCATTGGGTACTATTGTACACAACATCGAATTGAAGCCTGGACAAGGGGGTACCATTGCACGTAGTGCTGGCACCTTTGCACAGCTAAGCGCTCGTGAGGGCAAATACGCGACACTAAAGATGCCAAGTGGCGAGGTTCGCATGATACTCACAACTTGTTTGGCAACTGTAGGTACAGTTGGCAACGGCGAGCACATGTTACAGAAAAGCGGTAAAGCTGGTCGTACACGTTGGCAGGGTCGTCGTCCACGCACCCGTCCAGTAGCAATGAATCCGGTCGATCACCCGATGGGTGGTGGTGAGGGTCGTGCTTCAGGTGGTCATCCTAGAAGCCGGAAAGGTCTATTGGCGAAAGGCAAAAAGACCCGCCGTCCAAAAAATACGTCGAACAAGTTCATCATTGAACGCATCAACGCCAAATAA
- the rplW gene encoding 50S ribosomal protein L23 has protein sequence MSQIIIRPIVTEKMTAQGENENRYGFVVAKTSNKVQIKQAVEKEYNVTVTGVRTMICAGKDRTRYTKSLILKGRTQSWKKAIVTVQTGETIDLYSSI, from the coding sequence ATGAGCCAGATCATCATACGACCTATCGTCACTGAAAAGATGACGGCGCAAGGCGAGAACGAGAACCGTTATGGTTTCGTGGTCGCTAAGACCAGCAATAAAGTGCAGATCAAACAGGCTGTAGAGAAGGAGTACAACGTCACGGTGACGGGTGTACGTACCATGATCTGCGCCGGAAAGGACCGCACCCGTTACACCAAGAGCCTGATCCTCAAAGGCCGCACGCAGAGCTGGAAGAAAGCGATCGTGACGGTTCAAACAGGGGAGACCATCGACCTCTATAGCAGCATCTAA